CCTCTGGTTTTTATCCAAGTTATGATTTTAGCTGATAGATACAATCTTCTAGATATACTAGAATATTCAACTCAAATAGCGGGAAGTATTTTTGCAAATATGGGAGTACAAGAATTaagagatttattttttggtgGTGAAAGTGGTTttactgaagaagaagaaaataaattacgtgAAGAAAATCAATGGATCGAAgaactgtaaattttattaattaactaaaattaatttgttgtaaaaaattttaattaaattaaaacgatctattgtagaaaaaaaaatgtctaacaaacttgattaataaataattatgaataatttacttttgatttatttttcatcctttaattattaaaaataattaatattttataatatacaggAAATTTctagtatatttaaataattaccagtacgaatattaaattactgtcaataattaaatacttaatattattttattacgaaatagttttattttattatttatttatataatagttataataattgattagtaaaagacaataaattttaataaaatgtgacaattaaaagttaatttaaaagttttaattattaaaaattattgtttattattaattaagaaaaaattttacagtataataaatttatatgtatctgcatatatattttattttacattactgaattaaaagcaataaataattttaattagaaaaaaaataattatgcagacaatttaaatgaatgttgctttaaatttaatcaatcaaaaatattttaaaaattaaaattcaatcaaCTAGatcacaattttaattttatttattattgataaatctCGAACAAACCGCGTTTAATAAtcgacaattttaaaattgtcaatCGATAAAgttatattatcatttaaatcttttatacattatatttatcattaacgactaattaataataatttatcgctcTTTCAATTTACAAACTAcaatgtaatattatttttaatttacttttttaaaattataaagtgttattaattttcgacTGTTTccatttgtattttatataattttaattggaagGTGATGTATCTACggcaattaataataatacgtaGTAAAATAGGTAATTAGTAAAAGCGATACTATTGtgcgataaataaaaaaaaaaatataattattattagtattaaataaacaatgaaaattaattttttaaaatattaaaaacaataaaaagcGATACATTGGAAAACAAACACAGtctttatgatttatttagcATCGCCTacataaaaatagtttttaaattacattattaacatcgctaattatttttagtaacttttttttattttgttatgaGTCATAAATACGCAATTTACTccagttaataaaaaattaaataacttttattataattttaattttcctttacatcaaaaataatttaatatttaaaaaaaaaaattaagggtATTCTCAGACAGGGcctccactttttaaaaatatgcagtaactttcaaatttttttaccgtattcaaatttaattaattaattaaaacctcAATTTCGCAaatatagaattaaaaattacttactgttgttataaattaggtattacaatattttaaaattggcatgaaaattttactgaaatttattttaacttctaattgatgtcaactaagtaattgttttaaaatctatatctcaacgaaattgttctttttctaattaatgctttaatgtttttaattaattgataaaattttaataccatTACGACAGctgtcatttaaaatttcaaaaaagggAGAAACTGTCTAAGAATGgccttgaatttaaatatttattaactggaAATGCATAAATTATCTttgattcattattattattattattattattattattattattattattattattattattattattattaattgatgtattagtaaataaaagatgaTAATATAAGAATGTACACGAAGCTAAATCTAAACCATATCGGGTCACATTGCACGTATCttatcttaaatattaatcaattaattaataaaataataaaagttattaattaattaattaattagtaacttTCTGCGTTTGTTTATTTCGATGCTCGTAATTAACCAAACGTTGCCccactaaatatttatcatttttaattctctcataaagttttttaaactgtCGTATATGAAATACTATCAAAACACAAACAAATATTATCCAAAGTAAAACAGAATAAAGACACCTAGCTATTAATATTTGTGTTTGTAAATTTGTTACAAATAATGGCACAATACCATAAGCAAAGGCATAGGGTACTGCTAATGCCAGACCAAATACACCGATAACAGGTGCTGCTAATTCtgttattatgaatttaagaTCCATTTCTCTGACACCGTCATTGTAAGCTTTCTCAATAGCAAGACGCAGTCGCCACTCGGGGCCCATCATGGTAACAGCTGTTGCTATTTTGGTGTAAAGGACACCTAGTGCCCAGTCTTGCCAGATAAACAGGATGGGATTTTGTTCCAGGGGTACACGAAGTGGCACAACGACAACTAGTTCCAGTAGAAGGCCAAATAGTAGTGGAATTACACCAACCAGCAGAACAAAAGCTATCGAGGCTCTTACGCTGACAATCGCCCAGTGTTTTATTCTGTCTAGAATAGCACGTCGTCCACGTGGTAACCACGACAGTGCCAGAGCCAGACCACGTGCTGCTGCCCAGCAGACGTAAGTACCACAAGCGACGGTGTAAATTTCATGAACTCGTCCTGAGAACACGACCATGGCTTCGCCTACacctgaaaattaaataacaatacaagagttataaaattaaagtaacaattaaatttattaagcaAGGATACTGACTGTTTACTGATAGAGTTGGTGGCAATACTGGCGGTGAAGGTGCTGGTGCTCCAACCATCCACAGAGCCATCACTCTACGACCCAGCCAGACTGGCAAAGTCATGGCAACAAGACTGGCGATGACCAAAGAAATGCAGACACATATCAGTAGTCCAACTAGTCTCAGTGGAAACCATTTCGTCCGTACGTAAGGCTGATAGCCTGTAGGAATGTCACGGTGCAGCATTTGAGCGGCTTGATGTGCTGCCTGATGAGCGGCACCCAATCCTGGATGCTGCTGCTCTTCAATAACCGCTGGACCTTGATCATCTCGTTGATCGCGCAGCAAGTAAGACTGGAGATCTAGTATCCAAGCGACTGCTTGACACCACCCGCGGATCAAAGCCTTGAGCCACGTTCGCGTGTGCGATTGCTCTAGCAGCGCTGGTAGAATAACTTGGAGAAGCAGTAGCTCAAGTGATAACTCACTTACTTGGGATTCAGTTTGCACTGTGACTGTGTAGGGTAAAAATCCAGGCCATGCCCATCTCAAGAGTCTGATTGGCAGCCACAGCATCAGTAGTATGGCTGTACCAAATATTACTGCTGACACTATTAGTCTGCGCGCGTGTTGTAAAATTGGTAAATGAATCATCTCTTGGATCGGCGAAAAGTCTGggtcatttaaattacgcaaGAACCAGAGGACACCGGGTCTCAGTACTTCGCGAAGTAAGAGAATGAATGAGGCAAAGTAGTAGATGTAAACCATCCCAACGAGCCAATGTATGAACATACAGGTACCTGGTGCTAGTCTGAATGATGATTCACGATCTTTAAGTGTTGCATCAAACATTGCGAGCGAACAAATGTCAAGCCACCAGCCGCAAACCAGAGGCAGCACTCCGATCTCCACTACTGAGAGCAGTGATACTTTTACGACGACGTAACCGAGTCCGAGGAAACGCTGGGAACGTTGCAACCCGAATATTGCAGCTCCTGTATGTAAAATAACCAAGATAGTTCCGATTACACCGTAGCCACAAAGTGTCGTCACCAGACCCTCGAAGTGTGAAGCTGCTGCATGTTCCTTTAGTCCCAGAGCGGCTATTGTGTAATATCCAAATGTGTAAGGACAGAATGCAAACACCAGAATGAACACCGTGTTCAATGATATCACCCAGAAAACGTGCTCGAGAAATAAGAGCGAGCCGTCTAAGCCAAGAAGACGTTCCCAAGTTAGTTCTTCAGCAGGTCTGTCCCATTCCATAGGGTTCCAATTGGCTTCTTCAGCTTCACCAGGTGCTTGAGCCTGATCTTGGACCTGTCCTTCCCACCCAACAGCAGCTCCTTCCCCTTGAGCTTCTTCAGCGTTATCATTGCCCTCATTACGTGGCTCTTGATTCGCCTCAGCACCCACTACTGCATTCTCTGGACTGTTATCACCAACTTCACGGTACATAGGCTGATCGTCATCATTAACATCAACTGGACGTGGCGGTTCGTCAACAAATGGCGGTACGTTGTTATTATCTCCACGTACAACATCAGGTTGTCCAGGTGGATCTTGTAGCTGCGGTTGCACTGCCGCGGCTTGATTATTTCCACCCGCTGCTGGTAGTTGTTGGACATTTCTCTCCAACCAATCCGGTCCACCTGCATGCAATATTTGCTCTCGAAGCCACACCAACCCGATGAACGCGAACAGAGTACAAGTCACAACAAAGCAACCGTGAAACACATCCGATGATATATTGTCAAGCGACAGCATATCCATGGGTAGAGAcattatctataattaaataattacggtaattttattaaatggcTAATAGATaaatgtttgaatatttttcgcCATACCTGcaccgaaagtttaaattcccgTCCTGTTTAGAGGAAAGAAAGTCGTTCTTTTCctttatgataaaaatctCTTCCCATAAACAggcaaaattttgaactttcaGGTGAAGGTCCAGTGAAAAATCGTATACAAGCCACGGAAAAAGGTAGGATGTCACAATCCACGTGTTTGCCAGCCTCATTTTGtaagaaaacaaatgataaaaattagcgcgTCATTCTTCCCACAAACAgaaggaaaaatttaaactttcaggtgcAGGTCTGGTGAAAATACTAGTGTTTTGTTGTACTAGGCACTAGGAAATTCTTCACGTGGGTTGGAATGTTCTACTTTCCTCccttggtgtgtaatataaTGTTACTTACTCTAACCAGGTCCAATGACCCGCTGAATAATGCACGATAAGTACGACAAGCTGTCAAAGGTACCAAACCCAGCCACGCAAGTGCTACCAAAGTGTAATGGAACCAATAACTAACAGCCGTTACAACACTTGAAAATAATCCACCTACGACATCGCGGAGTGGTAGACGACGCGGCATATCTGGGCTGTAAATTGGTGTGAATGAAAACCTGTGACCACATAATTCACAGTACTCTTTTCGAGAGTATCTCATCCACTGGAGTAAACATTCCTGATGGATCCACTTGATACTACCAGTGCAGATGCACGGATGGAAGAGTGGTCGGTCCGAGAGACCTTCTGATCTACACACCCGGCAAATATCAGCTCCTAACATGTCCTCCGTCATGTTGATGGTTATTTAGTTCACTGACGTGTTTGAAACTCCAATTGTATTTGCGTTAAGCCTagaattaaaatctattattaatctataatttactttttaaaaataataacttgcTGTCACTtgtcaacaattatttatttgttgacgtcaatttatttataatttagttttaaatgtGACCTTATGacatataaattcaaaatcgtATGTACGGTTAAAATTAGGTTAAGTCCAAGAAAATATAACGTATAACTGGCACTCTGATTTATTGTTACGTTGGATAGGATTATTATTGTACTGATGATTGCGCATTATTtgagaatattaattttgttaaagttAGCAATGATGattacgatttttaaattatttatcaggtCAGAATATGTTACTTACGTGGTCAGATtgtttagaaaatatataatgattcGTAAATTGAGGAAATatatgtggaaaaaaaaaagttttctgcTAATGCTTTGTATGATACAGACACACTTCCAGCTGTTCTGGCTATTTCTTTTTCAAGGATTCTCTGACTGATAATAGTTCATTCAGTTTTACCAACCCCGCTATCAGCTGtcactaaataaaatagttttttgtcaaattgttttttaaataaccgcgggaaaatttgaattcttttaattaatttaagttgaTGAGATttcattttacagtaaaagtgaacttttaattatattttgtgacgattaaatataaattttttaaattcgaagaATTCGAATGATGTTGGAGTCACGTAAAAtggatttgaatatttattatatttgaaaaattggatgatcctgaagttaattaattacaaaaaaaatatggacatgtagaaaattttaaaaactataggtgcaattatttgaaatatttttttttacaatcgttttattttgaagaaaatccaaaaaattgtTAGACGTAGGCCAACTTCAGAATCGGATATTTTTCTGTGTTTTTAATGTAatgttttatcaataattataggtataaaaacaaatttaaattattacagatTTATTGCGTAGGTTGTCTTGCAGTCACGGGGCAAAATCTTCTGTCTCGTAGTTTCTCCCCAGGGTACTTTGACGCTTTTTTCGCACAcgaaattaacattaatttctattaattaatgatcgaTTCAAAATACTAAGATttgttttacttaaatttcacTTCAATCAATAcactgataattaatatatttttttttaattggtaattcactttttttctactaattaaagttaattatgaattttaattttctcggGTATATTGCAAGCGCCCCAGTGCGCCAGGCGGAGAATCCGAACAGACCAATACCTTtactttgataaatttgaaattgagcGGGAGTTTTGAATTTGACTGCCATCTataaggaaaataataaacttaaattagattttatgactcaaaaaattgatgacaAGTTATCcttcttgaattattttgtgaatGTGCTCCAGACACGGTCTCGAAAGTGTTTATTCATCacataaaaaagatttatagataatttataataattagttaagtaaccaattaaataaataaaatgccgATTGAAAATTTAGAAGACGATGGACTGGAGAAGAatccaaattttgaattggctcaaacaaaatttttgttgagttTACCCGAacataaaaatgatgagagTTTGAAGGCTAAGTTGATGAATGCTATCAAAGCTGACAGTGAGTTgcacatttattaattaattattttcttgtttgtttaaatttacatttttaattaacctcaaaattattgatcaattgtttgttatcaatttaatagaatattgtttatatcattataatttattaatttaaataaatatttaattgctaaTTATAGACATGGCCCCTTTTTATGAAGAAGTCTGTCGTGATCTTGAATGGCCAGTAGACGAAGCACTTATGGAAAAAATGCGAACATGTAATCGTGAGCAATTGAAAGTACTTGATGATGCTATTGCTGATGCTGAACAAAATTTAGGCGAGATGGAAGTACGTGaagcgaatttaaaaaaatcagagcATTTATGTCGCATTGGTGACAAGGAAGGATCTATATCAGCATTCAGAAAGACTTATGAAAAAACAGTATCACTTGGTCATAGACTTGATATTGTTTTTCACAATATAAGAATAGGATTATTTTACATGGATCACGATCACATCACTCGGAACATCGACAAGGCAAAGGCGTATGTTCATATTTGTTTATAGTGACACTCTGAAAACCGGGACGCTTGTCAGttgtttaaaaaagaattttttattttcctctagTTTGATAGACGAAGGAGGGGATTGGGACAGACGGAACCGCCTCAAAGTTTATCAAGGAACTTACTGTATAGCAGTACGCGACTTCAAAGAAGCTGCTAATTTTTTCCTCGATACAATAAGTACATTTACGAGCTATGAACTAATGGATTACAATACGTTTGTGCGCTACACGGTATACTTGTCAATGATTAGTCTACCGAGAAATGAattgagagataaaataattaaaggctCCGAAATCTTGGAAGTATTGCACAATAATGCTGATTGCAAAGAGTTTCTTTTCTCTTTATACAACTGCCACTACGCAGATTTCTTCAAAAATcttggtaataattatttaaatattattttgttaattcacatccactataattaataagtgatTTTTATCAGGAATGTCGGCAATACATTGAAAccactaattattaatttagcgacgtttcaatttttttattgaatcatcATCAGACATCTATAAACATATTATGTTACTTTTTCgaaaaagacatttttatagctaaaaattcaaaaacaaaatttggaAAGCCAAAAAGACATAAAGCTTAAACTACGCTCTTTTggctttcaaattttttttttccaattttcagCTTTAGAATAAGTCTACAATatcattagtaattaaaacaaacataCGCCTTTTTGGTTGTAAACTCAGTTACTAAAGCCAAAAGAGCGTATACAGAAATtaattcatagtaaattttagtattatttaatttttagtcgattttaattacttacattGAAgtgcaaatatttattaactattatcaattaattactttttttttaatttggacTTCAaagtgtaataattaataattttataactattaatataattttttcagctcAAGTTGAAGGTTTATTACGACGAGATTACTTAATCCATCCTCATTACCGTTATTACGTACGAGAAATGCGTATATTAGCGTACACACAGCTTCTAGAATCATACAGATCATTGACATTGCAGTACATGGCTGAAGCATTTGGTGTTACTGTTGATTACGTTGATCTGtaagtacttaaaataaataattaactatttaaaattcaaaacattattgttttatttaataaattaacgttgaaaatgttttttctccAGGGAATTATCACGTTACATCGCCGCTGGAAGATTACATTGCAAAGTTGATCGTGTTGGTGGAGTAGTCGAGACTAATCGGCCTGACAGTAAAAATTGGCAGTACCAAGCAATGGTCAAACAAGGAGATTTACTGCTTAATAGAGTCCAGAAACTATCTcgtgttattaatatttaaattaatttcaactgcctatacttaatttttaattttaaactctcGTAAGaccttatttttctttttgtctacgtttattattatttttttttctttcatcaaTCAGCATCAtactccaaaaaaattaataaataaagctaTTGTAATTTTGTAAAGCAATATGAATacataatttgaaaaagtattttgtgtttattttaatttaaactagcAACCCGCCCGGCTTTGCAAGGGTATTTTTTCGTTATTGTGTTAATCTTAGAAGATAGACGTATAGTGCTGCTACAGTTTGATAGATCTTTTTATGAGAGGAATAATTCCGTAAAACATTGCCTTTTAAAAGCACATCTATGTATGATTGCTTAGGAATCCATATAAGAAAGTATGGATTTATGTCAGAATCCATTGGAATTAATATAGGGGTATATgggtttatataaaaatgtatgtaagAAATAATGTGTATTTGGGTTCCCATATAGGAAATCCACATAGGAAACTATGGGTACCTGGATTCCCATATAGAAGCTTGGacacatggatttttttgtgaGAAATTCTGGGTTTCtatacaagtaatttttatagaatccGGGGTATCTGGATTTTTATGTCTATCTTCCATTGATACGCGTGTATGAATAAAAGAACATTAATTACACAAAATCTAAATACATTACTTTTCTATTATAAATCAGTAGTagtattaatgaaataaaaaattacagtagaATCTGGTGacaattcaataataattaatgattaaataaaaggtCGAGTCAAAGGCGGAATTATGATCTTGGTCTTAAATCATTAACAAACTTTTCTCATTTATAAtcaacaattataaattacaactccatttttcattattgtaagtaaataaagtataatagTTTCAATAATTGGTAtcctgtaaataaatatgacttttaccaaatttaattttaaaaataataaaaatactctaTCACAATATTATCCCCTCCAATTTAAGCCATTACTTCCTGAATAGGAAACCATCATACTGTACAAAATCCAGCCCATAgccattttaatttatactattGTCAATTTTTAGTTTACATTTATCAGCCGTCTccatttttttgtgtattctatttactatttattatttaatattattaagtataaaaaataattgtactgtcatcttaaaaattgttttaaacaaaaaataaaataaaatgggaCGTAAAAAGAGTAAAAGACAAGCGccagtaagaaaaaaaaatattattccacTGGATACACAATTTACCTGCCCTTTTTGCAATCATGAAAAATCATGTGAAgttaaaatgtatgtatttattattattattataattataaattacttaataaaattaataataaattatttaacaggGACAAGCCAAGGAAAACAGCAAGAATTTGCTGTCGTATTTGTTTAGAAGATTTCCAAACAACAGTTAACGTTCTATCAGATCCTCTGGATGTTTACAATGACTGGATTGACGCTTGTGATGCtgcaaattaaatacttaataatttaatttcttttttaatataaattatttacaactaacaaattttaattaataattatacatctaATTGCAATTTACCATGTCTTTATATTTGACATGTtcatgataatattttataaataatatttatatcattaaatatataggatacttatgataattaagatttgataaagtttttaaaataaatcatttaaataattcgcgctcttttatttattttaatttatatccagtttattttttttttattggtaattttataagcaaaatatacatgtatgtgtACAATGTGTATTTACACATACTcataaatagatatatgtatatatgtaatacgTAACTCAGTTAAGTTGATATATTAAAAGCCGAATGAAGTCTGATCACGTCACAGtctcaaaataattagttacatattgaattataattaaaatcagtattggaataattttttttataaattaaagtaaagtacgaaataaatataaagtaataagtaacaataataacaatggataaatcaaaaatagGTAATAATTCAGGAATGGAGTTACCACCATTGCGTAGTCttgatgattttatattaGAATCGGCACGTTTTCaaattccaaatttaaaaGATCTTGATAAATGGGGAAACCGAGTTGtcaataatttactttactatcagacgaattatttttttatgtctgttattatatttttgattgttGGGTATGTATACGAATCAACTCTTATTTGtgcttatttttatacttgaggatattgattaattttaaatgtctaAGAATattgtatgcatatatatgcataatatgtatattatttcaaaCCGCTTCTAGGATAATTCATCCAGGAAAAATGCTATTGGGTATGATATCAATGGCAATTGTAGTGGCAATATTTGCATATGTTTCAAGTGAAGGAAGAGCGATACacaatttcaaaaaacaaaacccACTTGCCGGTCTTCTGATTGTTATTTGTGGTGGATGTTTTCTTACATATACTTTAGGATCACTTCTTGTATTTCTCTTTGGTATTTTATTACCTTTTTCTGGtacgtttatatttataattactcatTAGTTATCACTTTTGTTAAAACATAATCTAAGTCTAatagtataattataattacattaccctatcaaaaaatccatatgggaatcgGATCCTATAGGAATCTAgcatagatttatatatttgtatcaaTAGACGATAGACATAGAAATCCAGGTACACTGGattctatagaaattactTATATAGAAACCCAGATTCCTATATGAATTTCCCACAAAGAAATCCATATATCCAAGTTCTTACATGGAAATCTTGCAGAGTGAACTCCTGAACATGCTCCAGGTATTCTTTCGGTCCTCTGGTTTTAATTAAACCATGTGATTTTCCACTTGCTAACCACctggataaatatttatcaatcttcagtcttttttttaacatgcCCCAGATACTACATTTACCttcgatttgattttttatcaatttataataaaagaacTCCCAGTGTAAAATTACTTCAGATGAATTTCAATaatcaactttaaaatatttacaattttgaaatttaattaacttttaataatattttagggAGTTCCCCATTTTGCCCACAAAAaatgcgatttttttttaacggcagctaaagatttttttatttactttaaatatcataaaaaaaaagatttagcgtatttGA
The sequence above is drawn from the Microplitis demolitor isolate Queensland-Clemson2020A chromosome 3, iyMicDemo2.1a, whole genome shotgun sequence genome and encodes:
- the LOC103576608 gene encoding PRA1 family protein 3 isoform X4, yielding MDKSKIGNNSGMELPPLRSLDDFILESARFQIPNLKDLDKWGNRVVNNLLYYQTNYFFMSVIIFLIVGIIHPGKMLLGMISMAIVVAIFAYVSSEGRAIHNFKKQNPLAGLLIVICGGCFLTYTLGSLLVFLFGILLPFSATFVHASLRLRSIKNKVVNKIEGIGLKRTPMGLFLEQLGIKQELFT
- the LOC103576608 gene encoding PRA1 family protein 3 isoform X2, producing the protein MDKSKIGNNSGMELPPLRSLDDFILESARFQIPNLKDLDKWGNRVVNNLLYYQTNYFFMSVIIFLIVGIIHPGKMLLGMISMAIVVAIFAYVSSEGRAIHNFKKQNPLAGLLIVICGGCFLTYTLGSLLVFLFGILLPFSATFVHASLRLRSIKNKVVNKIEGIGLKRTPMGLFLEQLGDVAGNNLKFQSITRKPSL
- the LOC103576607 gene encoding transcription elongation factor 1 homolog — its product is MGRKKSKRQAPVRKKNIIPLDTQFTCPFCNHEKSCEVKMDKPRKTARICCRICLEDFQTTVNVLSDPLDVYNDWIDACDAAN
- the LOC103576606 gene encoding 26S proteasome non-ATPase regulatory subunit 6, producing MPIENLEDDGLEKNPNFELAQTKFLLSLPEHKNDESLKAKLMNAIKADNMAPFYEEVCRDLEWPVDEALMEKMRTCNREQLKVLDDAIADAEQNLGEMEVREANLKKSEHLCRIGDKEGSISAFRKTYEKTVSLGHRLDIVFHNIRIGLFYMDHDHITRNIDKAKALIDEGGDWDRRNRLKVYQGTYCIAVRDFKEAANFFLDTISTFTSYELMDYNTFVRYTVYLSMISLPRNELRDKIIKGSEILEVLHNNADCKEFLFSLYNCHYADFFKNLAQVEGLLRRDYLIHPHYRYYVREMRILAYTQLLESYRSLTLQYMAEAFGVTVDYVDLELSRYIAAGRLHCKVDRVGGVVETNRPDSKNWQYQAMVKQGDLLLNRVQKLSRVINI
- the LOC103576608 gene encoding PRA1 family protein 3 isoform X1; translation: MDKSKIGNNSGMELPPLRSLDDFILESARFQIPNLKDLDKWGNRVVNNLLYYQTNYFFMSVIIFLIVGIIHPGKMLLGMISMAIVVAIFAYVSSEGRAIHNFKKQNPLAGLLIVICGGCFLTYTLGSLLVFLFGILLPFSATFVHASLRLRSIKNKVVNKIEGIGLKRTPMGLFLEQLDDALTQWLIKLELSGIDISADDDQSNKKKY
- the LOC103576605 gene encoding E3 ubiquitin-protein ligase MARCHF6, which encodes MTEDMLGADICRVCRSEGLSDRPLFHPCICTGSIKWIHQECLLQWMRYSRKEYCELCGHRFSFTPIYSPDMPRRLPLRDVVGGLFSSVVTAVSYWFHYTLVALAWLGLVPLTACRTYRALFSGSLDLVRIMSLPMDMLSLDNISSDVFHGCFVVTCTLFAFIGLVWLREQILHAGGPDWLERNVQQLPAAGGNNQAAAVQPQLQDPPGQPDVVRGDNNNVPPFVDEPPRPVDVNDDDQPMYREVGDNSPENAVVGAEANQEPRNEGNDNAEEAQGEGAAVGWEGQVQDQAQAPGEAEEANWNPMEWDRPAEELTWERLLGLDGSLLFLEHVFWVISLNTVFILVFAFCPYTFGYYTIAALGLKEHAAASHFEGLVTTLCGYGVIGTILVILHTGAAIFGLQRSQRFLGLGYVVVKVSLLSVVEIGVLPLVCGWWLDICSLAMFDATLKDRESSFRLAPGTCMFIHWLVGMVYIYYFASFILLLREVLRPGVLWFLRNLNDPDFSPIQEMIHLPILQHARRLIVSAVIFGTAILLMLWLPIRLLRWAWPGFLPYTVTVQTESQVSELSLELLLLQVILPALLEQSHTRTWLKALIRGWCQAVAWILDLQSYLLRDQRDDQGPAVIEEQQHPGLGAAHQAAHQAAQMLHRDIPTGYQPYVRTKWFPLRLVGLLICVCISLVIASLVAMTLPVWLGRRVMALWMVGAPAPSPPVLPPTLSVNSVGEAMVVFSGRVHEIYTVACGTYVCWAAARGLALALSWLPRGRRAILDRIKHWAIVSVRASIAFVLLVGVIPLLFGLLLELVVVVPLRVPLEQNPILFIWQDWALGVLYTKIATAVTMMGPEWRLRLAIEKAYNDGVREMDLKFIITELAAPVIGVFGLALAVPYAFAYGIVPLFVTNLQTQILIARCLYSVLLWIIFVCVLIVFHIRQFKKLYERIKNDKYLVGQRLVNYEHRNKQTQKVTN
- the LOC103576608 gene encoding PRA1 family protein 3 isoform X3, encoding MELPPLRSLDDFILESARFQIPNLKDLDKWGNRVVNNLLYYQTNYFFMSVIIFLIVGIIHPGKMLLGMISMAIVVAIFAYVSSEGRAIHNFKKQNPLAGLLIVICGGCFLTYTLGSLLVFLFGILLPFSATFVHASLRLRSIKNKVVNKIEGIGLKRTPMGLFLEQLDDALTQWLIKLELSGIDISADDDQSNKKKY